The Apium graveolens cultivar Ventura chromosome 6, ASM990537v1, whole genome shotgun sequence genome contains a region encoding:
- the LOC141665416 gene encoding uncharacterized protein LOC141665416 yields MEIEMEKEFRWPESLRGDSEKRDKGRYSRFHKDVGKLGRFTKGEEVGGQKRDNDRRRRDDDRRGNDRDHNPQPQGPVINMILGDPTSAGTTRNSRKVYARLLMSIVKKPSKRFKSEITLEFSDPDLEGLKFTQDEPLVITLVIGNCPVLRVLVDNGDFMDIQFHDTFLRIGYNDSQLTSSNAPTYGFNQVKCKVEGAIQLPVNIREEPREAIQMLNFHVVKATSTYNAIMGRTWIHAKVVLSTYHMVLKFSTKNFVGEAKEDHKMAHICYVAAFRQDETGRQVPP; encoded by the exons ATGGAAATTGAGATGGAAAAAGAGTTCAGATGGCCAGAGTCATTAAGGGGAGACTCCGAAAAAAGAGATAAAGGACGATACAGTAGGTTCCATAAAGATGTTG GAAAGCTCGGACGCTTCACCAAGGGTGAGGAGGTTGGAGGCCAAAAAAGAGATAATGATCGAAGACGAAGAGATGATGATCGAAGAGGAAACGACAGGGATCATAACCCACAGCCCCAAGGGCCAGTAATCAACATGATCTTAGGTGACCCTACATCAGCCGGGACTACAAGGAACTCTCGAAAAGTTTATGCAAGATTATTAATGAGTATAGTCAAAAAGCCATCTAAGCGTTTTAAGTCAGAGATAACGCTCGAGTTCAGTGACCCcgaccttgaaggtttgaaatttaCTCAGGATGAGCCTCTAGTTATCACTCTGGTAATTGGGAATTGTCCTGTTTTGAGGGTCCTAGTGGACAATGGAGATTTCATGGATATTCAGTTCCATGACACGTTCCTAAGGATAGGGTACAATGACTCCCAATTAACTTCGTCCAACGCACCCACCTACGGGTTTAACCAAGTGAAATGCAAAGTCGAAGGAGCGATACAACTTCCCGTGAATATTAGGGAAGAGCCTAGAGAGGCCATACAAATGTTAAACTTTCATGTTGTTAAGGCAACCTctacttacaatgctatcatgggaagaacatggATCCATGCGAAGGTTGTGCTCTCAACCTACCACATGGTGCTGAAGTTCTCGACTAAGAACTTTGTTGGTGAGGCAAAAGAAGATCATAAAATGGCCCACATTTGTTATGTTGCAGCATTTAGGCAAGATGAAACTGGGCGGCAAGTTCccccatag